In a genomic window of Ignavibacteria bacterium:
- a CDS encoding apolipoprotein A1/A4/E family protein has translation MNRQRLSLSSLKRSLVPRIPTEQRSVATVVERPEAFGLSRRHAIKLAGALTLAAAPLAGIVQAAVSTSYVMVRRGRRIVFLVAGVERWSVDPDLFDGTPSVHASETDAGIVVTLRDALFPGTQIRADVEAHISRGISAQATFRFAALGATESVDFVQWLLDTSAAHLLRTSAIHSHIGADASVAIASGVASFRPSWVLTFASASMLTADKRTLLGSRCSVMALAKDAPSLTTGANGKRSLVRVERGDQPWEVKIDPTGLADWQLVSNSTSFDACSLEIRSDGQATGMMEAAREGATFLNVAEAGITLPLRDLRYAWAMTEKGRHDGLVARYAKGAEWTHIEGVSVELGDREGIPPLEIERRGQEITRLIVAPGLKRYVIPVSGAVTEPTTTHPLYQLALLTKSVKPSALPKPHMHLASLQVDLKQTMSVQSQVKDPTVTGTVKKSLGKLGKAKFTMPNNPRVTVIRPDDLLVLTFEFQNITLNKSGGTFSGGGSGSRLIVHFQPQHIAERAFFYTGDKPADQSAYPPGDQSKKTSSDEPLLDPPIDAAMAHPSRLSFQLPSGYSGKYSIEGLLDWKKFTLAVSPSAKPPAVESIYSSLASSTFLKYASVGDSEVKDAKSSMLYVKKKGISTGKKYTVNAGASSRLTSKKQSRVKSAFESQADLATSLADSTISDILAAALVKPPIKWPELDETAIEYPYRLFLSPNKYAGFAHRTSSGLTPDQRKVELWHTRLGVRHTDGSVNENAEYFRTVRAIWSPDYGTARTMQPIFKERPFRTSLNRRDRSEIVDLTSNYGLKFTETEPVKVKRLMLTSLGAWMDGTGSWDPHPDDDLEVEGWVQRGAQGRDTFVRVAYKGYLYPFGNRATLIKETERKFVRTPRGDMAAYLMQRMFIILKEPVREFPADGLDGMEYEGREFPFRRVTITTKMTPNLELPKPLIESDDTLFSSNSFWPMFSIGGGAPQDVRWNCIATDWDNNTVQFSVPLAFLTSPDCAGSGSVSKLQTFSGNKNGSGDASSYVKQMSRRTVEINGQKVAFAPSIKRGDTSFPTAKFYLHGYANNEIPVNTPRFFPRMEKSTVAIEKVQELLGTSGTNTVKFYEKYLAHAFEAGAAVAKGASVNVNDIKNPTQMFLALQDALNMDFGAQSDKGGGLAAPSIGVDALSRLMGPIQGKVNDLANSAAAVGNFDPMEYFAGLLNSKILGDITLKDVLDFVQGILNNMDKMPGLDKKDDFGIKDDIDDIKAKADEVKAEAEKLVADVAAEVNAAKAALKAEVDAVKSEIQGYINAGKKAAEDRIKEWKKRIDDKINELKSEIDKALEPLIEAGNEAAEKYKEVAGALEGLKKGLQLVYEWQTEIKGSPGNILMPRDPGATDKDDKAILYLKAEFIKKLNLDPPEVKLYGSLSNFIINLIGDGAAQFLIITFNKLSFSAKIGEKPSINPDIASVEFAGPLSFVNKLKDLIPKGGGGGGVGFSFDFNVLPSGITASLTIGLPNVTVGVFSLQNMAFIMSITIPFDGRPFSAYFAFCTKDNPFRLTIMMFAGGGFFGIEITPSGVRMLEAAFEFGGNFGFDCGVASGGASVMAGVYYKLESKEIEGKMVEQSELTGYFRLTGNLSILGLIRISLLFELKLTWQSNGKVFGVATIEVEIEILFISFSVGVTVERQLKGSDGDPTFKDALPEPSLWELYCSSFEYEEA, from the coding sequence ATGAACCGACAACGGCTTTCGCTCTCATCATTGAAGCGCTCGCTCGTCCCGCGGATTCCAACAGAGCAACGCTCGGTTGCCACCGTCGTGGAGCGACCAGAAGCCTTTGGGCTTTCGCGCAGACATGCGATCAAACTCGCCGGCGCACTTACTCTTGCAGCCGCACCTCTTGCCGGGATCGTCCAGGCCGCGGTCAGCACTTCGTATGTCATGGTCCGTCGCGGACGGCGCATCGTCTTCCTCGTTGCCGGCGTGGAACGCTGGTCTGTGGATCCTGACCTCTTCGATGGAACGCCAAGCGTTCACGCATCAGAGACCGATGCCGGGATCGTCGTCACGCTGCGTGATGCTCTCTTCCCCGGCACCCAGATCAGAGCCGACGTTGAAGCCCATATCTCACGAGGGATCAGCGCTCAGGCCACATTCCGCTTTGCAGCACTTGGGGCCACAGAGAGCGTTGACTTCGTTCAGTGGCTTCTCGACACGTCAGCAGCACACCTGCTGCGCACGTCTGCCATTCATTCGCACATCGGCGCAGATGCATCCGTTGCGATCGCTTCTGGAGTGGCATCGTTCCGACCATCATGGGTTTTGACATTTGCCTCAGCATCAATGCTCACGGCAGACAAACGCACGCTCCTTGGTTCACGCTGCTCAGTAATGGCTCTGGCAAAGGATGCCCCCTCTCTCACAACCGGTGCCAATGGGAAACGGTCCTTGGTTCGCGTTGAGCGCGGAGATCAACCGTGGGAGGTAAAGATCGATCCAACCGGTCTTGCAGACTGGCAGCTCGTGTCGAACAGCACCTCGTTCGATGCGTGCTCCTTGGAGATACGATCGGACGGTCAAGCAACTGGGATGATGGAGGCAGCACGTGAGGGGGCAACATTTCTCAACGTAGCAGAAGCCGGGATCACACTTCCTCTCCGTGACCTTCGTTACGCATGGGCTATGACGGAGAAGGGGCGCCATGACGGCCTTGTAGCACGATATGCGAAGGGTGCCGAGTGGACACATATCGAAGGTGTCTCCGTTGAATTGGGTGACCGAGAAGGTATTCCACCGCTCGAGATCGAGCGCAGGGGCCAGGAGATCACGAGGCTTATTGTTGCGCCGGGTCTGAAGAGATATGTGATCCCCGTATCCGGGGCCGTCACGGAACCCACAACAACACATCCTCTCTACCAGCTTGCCTTGTTAACGAAGTCCGTAAAGCCCTCGGCGTTGCCTAAACCGCACATGCATCTGGCATCGCTGCAGGTGGACCTCAAACAGACGATGTCTGTGCAGTCGCAGGTAAAGGATCCAACCGTCACCGGCACGGTGAAGAAATCACTCGGAAAACTTGGCAAGGCCAAGTTCACCATGCCGAACAATCCTCGTGTTACGGTGATCCGTCCTGACGACTTGCTGGTGTTGACCTTTGAGTTTCAGAATATCACACTCAACAAATCCGGCGGAACATTCTCCGGCGGCGGCAGCGGGTCTCGACTCATCGTTCATTTCCAACCGCAGCACATCGCCGAACGCGCATTCTTCTATACGGGTGACAAACCCGCCGATCAATCGGCCTATCCTCCCGGAGATCAATCGAAGAAGACGAGCAGCGACGAACCATTGCTCGATCCGCCGATCGATGCAGCGATGGCTCATCCGTCGCGGCTTTCGTTCCAGCTTCCTTCCGGGTATTCCGGCAAGTACAGTATTGAAGGTTTGCTCGACTGGAAGAAGTTCACTCTTGCTGTTTCACCGAGTGCCAAACCCCCTGCTGTTGAATCGATCTACTCTTCATTGGCATCAAGCACCTTCTTGAAGTATGCGTCTGTTGGCGACTCAGAAGTAAAGGATGCGAAGAGTTCGATGCTCTATGTAAAGAAGAAGGGCATCAGCACGGGCAAGAAGTACACGGTGAATGCCGGTGCATCAAGCAGGTTAACGTCGAAGAAACAGTCACGCGTGAAGTCGGCGTTCGAATCACAGGCAGACCTTGCAACATCACTTGCCGACTCAACGATCAGCGACATCCTTGCTGCTGCACTCGTAAAGCCCCCTATCAAATGGCCGGAGCTCGACGAAACAGCGATCGAATATCCGTACCGTTTGTTCCTTTCGCCGAACAAATACGCCGGATTCGCCCACCGCACGTCAAGCGGGCTTACGCCTGACCAACGCAAGGTAGAGCTGTGGCACACCCGTCTTGGTGTTCGCCACACGGACGGATCGGTGAATGAGAACGCAGAGTACTTCCGCACGGTTCGTGCTATTTGGTCGCCCGATTACGGCACAGCACGCACGATGCAGCCCATCTTCAAAGAACGTCCGTTCCGCACCTCACTCAATCGCAGAGACCGCAGTGAGATCGTAGACCTTACATCCAATTACGGGCTGAAGTTCACCGAAACCGAACCCGTCAAGGTGAAACGACTGATGCTCACGTCGCTTGGCGCATGGATGGATGGCACCGGTTCGTGGGATCCGCATCCGGATGATGATCTCGAGGTAGAAGGTTGGGTACAACGCGGCGCACAGGGAAGAGACACGTTTGTTCGCGTTGCCTACAAAGGATACCTCTATCCGTTCGGGAACAGAGCAACGCTGATCAAGGAGACCGAACGCAAGTTCGTGCGGACACCACGCGGAGACATGGCGGCATATCTCATGCAGCGCATGTTCATCATTCTCAAGGAGCCCGTTCGCGAGTTTCCGGCTGACGGACTCGACGGCATGGAGTATGAAGGCAGAGAGTTCCCGTTCCGTCGCGTAACCATCACAACGAAGATGACGCCGAACTTGGAGCTCCCAAAGCCCCTTATTGAATCAGATGACACACTGTTCTCCAGCAACAGCTTCTGGCCGATGTTCAGCATTGGCGGCGGAGCGCCGCAAGATGTGCGATGGAACTGCATCGCAACGGACTGGGACAACAACACCGTTCAGTTCAGTGTGCCCCTAGCCTTCCTCACTTCGCCAGACTGCGCGGGTTCGGGCAGCGTGAGCAAGTTGCAAACGTTCAGTGGCAACAAGAATGGCTCTGGCGATGCAAGTTCGTATGTAAAGCAGATGTCACGCAGAACCGTAGAGATCAACGGTCAGAAGGTTGCCTTTGCTCCGTCGATCAAACGTGGCGACACCTCCTTCCCCACGGCGAAGTTCTACCTTCACGGATATGCGAACAACGAGATCCCGGTGAACACACCGCGGTTCTTCCCGCGCATGGAGAAGTCGACGGTTGCCATCGAGAAGGTCCAAGAACTCCTCGGCACCAGCGGCACAAACACCGTCAAGTTCTACGAGAAATACCTCGCCCATGCCTTCGAGGCCGGGGCCGCCGTTGCCAAGGGCGCAAGCGTCAACGTCAACGACATCAAGAATCCAACACAGATGTTCCTTGCGCTTCAAGACGCATTGAACATGGACTTCGGAGCTCAGTCGGATAAGGGAGGGGGCTTGGCAGCACCAAGCATTGGTGTTGATGCACTCTCTCGTTTGATGGGGCCGATCCAAGGCAAGGTGAATGACCTTGCGAACTCTGCTGCCGCAGTGGGGAACTTCGATCCGATGGAGTATTTCGCCGGCTTGCTGAACAGCAAGATCTTGGGCGACATCACTCTCAAGGACGTCCTTGATTTTGTTCAGGGCATTCTGAACAACATGGACAAGATGCCTGGCCTTGATAAGAAGGACGACTTCGGGATCAAGGACGACATTGATGATATCAAGGCCAAGGCAGATGAAGTAAAGGCAGAGGCGGAGAAACTCGTTGCTGATGTCGCGGCAGAAGTCAACGCCGCAAAGGCTGCACTCAAGGCCGAAGTTGATGCCGTGAAGAGCGAGATCCAAGGCTACATCAATGCAGGAAAGAAGGCCGCTGAAGATCGCATCAAGGAATGGAAAAAACGGATCGACGATAAGATCAATGAACTCAAGTCCGAGATCGATAAAGCCCTGGAGCCCCTTATCGAGGCCGGTAACGAGGCAGCAGAGAAATACAAAGAAGTTGCAGGTGCACTCGAAGGGTTGAAGAAGGGTCTTCAACTTGTGTACGAATGGCAGACGGAGATCAAGGGTTCCCCTGGCAACATTCTGATGCCACGTGATCCGGGAGCAACCGATAAGGACGACAAAGCTATTCTGTATCTCAAGGCTGAGTTCATCAAGAAGCTCAACCTCGATCCGCCGGAAGTGAAACTCTACGGATCGCTGTCGAACTTTATCATCAACCTCATCGGTGATGGTGCTGCACAGTTCCTCATCATCACGTTCAACAAGCTGTCGTTCTCGGCGAAGATCGGTGAGAAACCATCGATCAACCCCGACATTGCAAGTGTGGAGTTTGCAGGCCCCCTCTCCTTTGTCAACAAGCTCAAGGATCTCATTCCAAAGGGCGGCGGCGGCGGTGGGGTTGGCTTCTCATTCGACTTCAACGTATTGCCATCAGGCATCACGGCCTCCCTTACGATCGGTCTGCCCAATGTGACCGTTGGCGTGTTCTCTCTGCAGAACATGGCCTTCATCATGAGCATCACCATTCCGTTCGATGGACGTCCGTTCTCCGCCTACTTCGCATTCTGCACCAAGGACAATCCGTTCCGCCTGACGATCATGATGTTTGCAGGGGGCGGATTCTTCGGCATCGAGATCACACCGTCCGGCGTGCGTATGCTCGAAGCTGCATTTGAATTCGGTGGCAACTTCGGATTCGACTGCGGCGTGGCCTCCGGCGGTGCAAGTGTGATGGCCGGCGTCTATTACAAACTCGAATCGAAAGAGATCGAAGGCAAGATGGTAGAACAGTCCGAACTCACGGGCTACTTCCGTCTCACGGGAAATCTTTCCATACTTGGTTTGATTCGCATAAGCCTTCTCTTTGAATTGAAGCTCACGTGGCAAAGCAACGGCAAGGTCTTTGGTGTTGCCACGATCGAAGTGGAGATCGAGATCCTCTTCATCAGCTTCAGTGTTGGTGTAACGGTGGAACGTCAGCTTAAGGGCTCAGACGGCGACCCAACGTTCAAAGACGCACTCCCAGAGCCATCGCTATGGGAACTGTATTGTTCAAGCTTCGAATATGAGGAGGCCTGA